The DNA segment TAGTGCAGATAAAATACAAGTGCAAGCAGAAGCATTGACGCTGCCGTATCCCAAAACGGGTCATTACTCTGTGAACCTTTCGGAGTGGTACTCTTGAATAGATTGGTTACGAGCTTCTGCACATCATTGTCATTCTGCAAATAAACAAACGGATTGTAACAATGGCTTTTCTCCATTGAAATCAAATCAAGCACACGCACTTCGTAACCTTTCTTCTCAAGAAGATGTCCCGTATCTCGCAGGATTTCCCCTTTCGGGTCTAATATCACATAGCTGTTTCTGGCAGCATTCATAATATTAGGCTTTGCATAAAACCTTGTCTTACCTGCACCGGAGCCGCCGCACACAAGCGTATTCAGATTTCGTCTGTGCTTCTTGGCATTAAGCCCAATGCACACATTCTGAGTCATCAGCTTATTTTCTGACAGCGGCTTTTGTCGGTACTTTTTATCAATGGCTCTGACATTGCCCCATTTGGCAGAACCGTGTTCCTCTCGTCTGCGGTAATTCTTTCTTGTTGAGAAATAAATCCCGATACCCATTCCATAGCATAAAAGTAAAATGAGGACAGTTTTCAGGCTGTCCCCACATAATTTTATGGAAAATGGATTATCAAAAAGTGTCGCAAGATTGGCTGCTATCTCCGGCAATCCTCCGCTTATGGAAGGTGCAATCAGAAGTGCCAGCCATATGACCGGAACGATACCGACAATGGATAAAATAATGGCAGTCTGCCTGTCATTATCTCGCTTCATCTGAGCGTTTCCTTTCAATCACTTTGAACTTTTTCAATGGGGCATTTCCGACTTTTACAAGCAGGTCGTCTACTGCGTCTGCGGACTTGCCTTCCTCCATCAACTTTGTTTTCTCATCGTTTAAGGAGCGAATGACAACACCGTGTTCGTAATCGTCCAAAGCAATGTGGTAGAGTTTTTCTTTTTTCATATCTGCCCTCCGTTATCTCTCATAGTCCTTTGAACGCTCCTGCTTTTTGCGGAACATTTCATCAGAGATATGACTGTGAATTTCTGCCATTGCATTTCGTGTCTTGGAAAGCTCCGCACGGATTTCTTTCGGCTCTTTGGAAGCCAGTCCCTCCGGAATACGGTTAATTGCAAAATTCTGTGTATCTACTCCATACTTCTTGCAAAGCATATATCCGATACACACTGCCTGAAAGCCCATATCCCTGCGGCTGTAACTTTCACTGTTGATAGAAAGCTGTGCGTGTCCGAGTTCCTGAGCGACACACTGGGCAACTGCTACGCTGTCGCCCACATTACGCTTCACATACAAGGTCTGCTTTTCATTATTATAGAAAGCTGCCATATTCGGATACGGAAGTTCATCGGTTGCCGCAACCTCCACCGGAGATACATCAAGCATTGTCGTGATAAGTGCTTTCGGGTCACGGTTTGCTGATACTGCCGGAGCTTTTCTTCCATTTGTCTGCGTAACATCAAATACCTTTTTGACATTGTAGGAAATACCCGGAGAACCATCTGCTCTTGTGTATTCCACTGGTTCAAGAATAGAAATACTCTTTGCCCCTTTGGTAATCTTCACATTGTCCTTACCCCAATCATCAAAATCTTTAAGCTGTGTCGCCTGCGGATACTGACTGTAAATAAGGAGAGCATTTGCTGCGGAATATCTGTCCATTCGACTCTGCGTATCAAGAAAGCTCTTGAACTTCTCAGGGTCATTCACAATCTCACGGGCAGCGTCATCAATCATCTGATAGACTTTTTCTTTTTCTGCTCGCTTCTTTTCCGCATACTCCTCTTTGGATAATCTTGGCTGAGTACCGCCAGCCTTTGCGGGTTTGAAATCATTTGTCATAGTGAATTACCTCTCTTTTGTTTTGGGTTTCTTCTTCGGCTGACGGTGTACCGTCTGACCGTTTTTCTGCTGCGGCTTCTTACCGTCTTTCTTAACCTCCGGCTCTTTACGCTCTGCTTCTTTTTGCTGTTTTGCCTGTGCCTTGTAACGGTCAAGTTTCTCTTTGACCGATGGCTTTTCTACTGGCTTTGCAACACCCTTATCAGATTGCGTTTCTACCGGCTCTGAGTTTTGCCTTGACAGAGGGCTTTTGTCTGTTTTGGCGACTGAGGGGTTTGCGTTTGCTCGCTCCTCTTTCTGCATTGGATTTCTGACCGCTTCTTCCATAATGATTTCACTCTTGGATTTGGTCGGCTTTTCTTTCTCAACCGCTTCACGGTCTGCGATAGCCTTCTCTGCTTCACTGACAATCGAAGCCTTATCCACCTTGCCAAGTTCAAATCTTTCAACGATACGCTGAATTTTAGAAGCGTCCTCTGCTCTTGCAATAATATCTACCGGAGCGTTCTCTCCCTTTGTGTTCTTATCTCTGAGGACACAATAAAGAACGCCATAGCGTTTTGCCTGTTCGGTAAACTTCTTCAAGTCCTTTTGCGGAATGGAAAAGACTTTCAGCTCCTTGCCTGACTTAATCATATTGGTAAGCCTTGCTTTACCCTTCGTCTTTTGTTCCTGCTTCAGAACCGATACCAAAAGCAATGCGATATTCTTCGCCGCCGAACCGCTTAATCTTGCAGCAACTTCAAATCCTTCAAGCGAAAGCCTAACGACCTGCTCTGCTGCGTCACCACCGTTGTTCATAGCGTGATTTCTCCTTTCTCTGCTGTTTTTGTTCCTCTGTTTCGATATGCTCAAGGTTTTCTTCCATAACCTTTGACCTCTCCGCAATATCCTCGCAGAGTTTTACTTCCCGTCGGAGTTTTTTTAATTCTCCGTTGATAGAAGCGATTTCATCTTTTGCCGCCTGAAGCTGACCATCATCAATATTTGTTCTTCTCTTTTTTCGGAGATGTGTTCTTCCGGCAATCAGATTTTTCATCTGCTCCTCTAAGGAAGTCTTATATGAAAAAAGCTGTTCGTCCGTGGAAATATTTTCTCGTCCGAGCAGCCTTACTTCATCAGTAATCTTATCGAGCTTCATCAAATCATCTTTCAAAAGATAATGAAGCCTTGCGTTATTCTGTTTCTTATACTTGGGCAGATAACCGAGTCTGTAACAGTAATACAGATACAGCCCATAAAGTCCGCCTTTCTTTTTCAGCTTCTGCCCTCTGGTCTGCATACGGTACTGTCTTGGTTTATAAGTCGCCCTCTGGAACGGCTCAATCTCTGCCCATCTGTCACGATTTTCTTTGATACGCTCTACAATCCGGTCATTGGTATAATCTGCTCCGAGATTTTTCAGTCGTATCGGCTTATCGTATCCCTTTGGAATGACCGTCCAGTATTTTCGGCTTGGACTTAGGTTATAGGCATATCCCATTTCCTTGAGAGCAAACTGAAATTCTTTCAGGGTCTTGCTATGGTCGATAGCATAATCAATGGCTTCTTTTGCAACCGAATAGCGTGTCGGCATACCTGCCTTTTCTTTCATCGTCAGATAATCCGACTGCTTACTGCGGTTCGGATTCGGGTCATAGTAAAGTCCGTACTTCTCACAAATTCTGTCTGCAACTTTTCGGAATTTGAACCACGCTTTTTCCTCGCCCCACAAATGTTTGCCATCGACAAAAGAAATAGAGTTGATGACAAAATGGCAATGCAGGTGCTTTGTGTTCAGGTGGGTTGTCACAACGACCTGAAATCTTTTACCCCACACTTCATTTGCAAATTCCATTCCGATTTTCTGTGCCATCTCAGGAGATATATCTGTTTCCTTGAAACTCAAATATCCGTGATAGGCTTGGATACCTTCTGTCTTTTGGTACTGTTCCTTAACTGTTATGAACTGTTCACGGGCAATCGCCACATTACAGTTGATACCCTCAACATAAAATTCTCGCTCTGTTTTTTCTTCGTCCTTTGCATAAGCAATAACATCAGCAAGAGCCTGATACTGTTCCGGTGAAAACTCCCTTTTGATATTTGCAGAAGTCTTTTCGGGATTGGTTGCATAGTCAATGACCTGACCAAGCCTTTCTGTTACCGACCACAACTTTGTTACTGCCATTTCATTTCGCTCTGATTTGGACGAAGATATGTCCTCTCAATCTCTGACTGGAACTTATTCCACTTTGCAGCTTCATTCTTCAGCATAGGTGCGTCAATGAAACCAAGTGTATTCGCTTTGGCAGCAAGCTGATTGATGTTATTACCGATAGAGGAAAGTTCCCTCATCACATCATAGAAACGGTCATCGGGTTTCTCTTTCGGTTCGTAACCTCTGATAAGTAAACGGATAAGTCCTGCTTCGGAAAGACAAGCCTTCTTTGCCTTAGCTGCCAAATCCTGTGCTTCCTTGCGGTTAAAGCGGACAATCTTCTGAATGTTTCTCTTTCTCATAATCAGTATCTTCCTTTCTCTTTACTCTGCAATCTTTGTTAATCTGGAATAAGCACATCATCGTAACGCCAAGACAACTGCTGAGCAGTGTCCCAGCGGCGATAAGTAATAACTCTCTCAAATCAAGTTCTCCTTTCTCACGGGGTATTAGGGGCAACCCCTAACGAGCCTTTTACCGTTTGGGAAACTGTGTTTATCCAAATGGTCTGCTCGCTAAGAATAAACATCTCCTCCGGGTTGCCCCGTTCTCAGTCTACTATCTCTCATAATCCTTTGATTTCGGCTTAAAAGGTTCAGCCACGATATTGCCGCCCACTTCCTTAGAAAAGCGTTCGGGATACTTGAACTGTTCCTTGTATTTCTTCATCATATCGTCCGGCAAGCTCTGAAAACTCTCACTCTCAGGCGGTGCATAACAGATAAAGAATTTGCCGCAGATAATATCTACCATCTCTTTCTTATCATTGTCCTGCACATAAACTGCACGGTTAAGCGGAAGTCCTCTCATCTTTCCTTCCTCATTACAGATGATTGCAACGTCATCGTCATAGGGCATATATTCCTCAATATCCCCGCCGACAACCTCCTGCATTGCTTCCAGACTGTCGTCAATTACAATTTCCTTTGGGTATTTTTCCGGTTCTACCAAGAGAACTTTAATCTTAGAATCATTCATCGTTCTTCATTCCTTTCGTGTGTTTTTTTATTGTAAATTCCCATCCGCATACAAAGAAAATCGTTGAAGTCCTTACCTGCTTTTGGTGGCTCATCAACGACTTCATACTTATCCGGCAGAATAGTTTTTAAGGTCTGTGCTGCCTTTCTGCCCGCTATATCATTGTCAAAATGGATACGGATTTTCCTGACAGATGGGTTACTGCCAAGATACTTTTCCAGTGCAATCGGCACTTTACTGTCCTCAATTTTCTTTGCCGGAGAATACACCCCGGACAGCGAAACAAAGCTCATTTCTTTCCAATCCTGCCCGTTCAGCTTCGCAAGCGTGGCATAGGATAACAGGTCTATGGCACACTCAAAGAGGTGTACTTCCTCCAAGTTTTCCTTACCAAGCCGAAAAGAATAATCTTTTTTACTGCCACTGCAATCGCCCATAATCCTACGCTTATTCGTGGAACGGTAGGCTGCATATTTCGGCTCTTTCTTCTCGTCATAGCCTACAAACACAACATTATGATACGGCAGGCTCTCAAAGATAAGGTCATTAGAGATACAGTAATTGATGATTTCAAAATCTATTCCTCTCCCGAAAAAATACTCTGTAATCACTCTGTTGGAAGAACATTTTTCAGGGAGAAGAAGCGGTTTATTTTCCTCTTTTGGCTGTGGCTTTTCATAGACCGGAGCCTGAATCGATGTGTGTCCGATAATGGTTTCCACCGCTTCAAGGAAGCTGTAACCTTTGACCTTAATCAGATAATCCAAAGCACTCCTGCCACCGATACCTCTCGACCACCATATCCATTTCCCGTTTGAAATCTTCAAACTATCGTGGGTTCTTGTGCAATAGGTGTTACCTGAAAACTTAACCAGCTCATACGGTTCATAATTTATCAGGTAGGTTAATAAGTCCATCTGCTTCGCCTGAATGATTAACTCAGGTGCGATAAATGGCATATCGACCACCGCCTTCCTGTTTATCTCTCATACGATTTCTCCTTTCTGCCGCCGACTGCTTCGCCCTCATCAGGCTCTCCGCCGACAATCTCATTTTCCTTTTTATCCATATTGAGCAGGATATTCAGCTCATCAAGTCGGGCAGTTTTTGCCCTCAATTCTTCCTCCTTTGCAAACGGCTTTTCGATTTCCTGCTTCGCTGTTTCAAACTGCTTCTCCGTATTTTCAAGGCTGTTTTTCGTATCAGCAAGTGCTTCCTCAAAGCGTTCTATGCCGTTATCTATTCTCACGATATTACCGTGAGCATCATCGCCAAGCGGTACATCTCTGCTCGTTTCGCCTTTCAATTTCACAACATAATTACGCTGCACCGTATCAAAATACAGTTCCATTTGAAAGCCACGGTACTCGCCAAGTGGTATCGCATCAGGACTGTTCATTGACTTGCAGGTATTGATGATTGCCTGACCTGCTTCGGCTTTTTCGGAATAAGAAACACCCGATACCGTCATTCCAAGCGGCTGCTCGTCTATCGGTTTCGGGTGTAATTTTGCTGTTTCAACATCTTTTGTAAGTCCCTCTACACGGGATTTTAAGTAAGCAATCTGTTGTGGGTAGAACTTGATGACCTTATCCTCTAGTCCATATTTCTCCGATAAAAAATTGGATTTTAACATCTTTAGCTTCTGCACCTGAATGTCTAAGTCCATCTTTTCTTTGATATACGGATTGCCTGTTGCAAGCATTTTTATCTCCGCATAGGACAGTGCTGTTTCATCAATATCCTCTGCCGACCTGACCGGAGATTTGCTCGTCATAATCTGACTTGCGAACTTCTGCTTACCTTCCACAAGCTGATAGAGGTATGCATCAAATGTCTGCTCTGTTACATAACGGTAAATATCTACCTGCGGATTTTCATTGCCCTGACGGACAATTCTACCGGAACGCTGCTCCAAATCTGAAGGTCGCCACGGACAATCCACGTCGTGAAGTGCGATAAGTTTGTCTTGCACATTCGTTCCTGCTCCCATCTTCTGAGTAGAGCCGAGAAGCACTCTGACTTCTCCCTTGCGGGTCTTTTGGAACAGTTCTTTTTTCTTCATATCCGTGTCGGCTTCGTGTATGAACTTCACTTCACTTTCAGGAATACCTCTCTCAATCAGCTTCTTTCTGATGTCGTTATAGACGGAAAATGTGCCATCATTCTTCGGCGTGGAAAGGTCACAAAACACAAGCTGTGCTGATTTCTTGTCGGCATTTTCTTTCCATATCCGATAGATGTTATCGACGCAGGCATTGATTTTACTGCCCTCAAAATCAGGCAGCATATCGTTTAGCATACGCTGGTCAAGAGCCAGTTTTCTTCCGTCATTCGTGATTTTCAGCATATTATCTACGCTTGAATCCACACCGCCGCCACGCACCTGCTCGGCTCTCTCTGCAAGGGAAGCAACCATTTCTTTCTGCATTTCTGACGGCTTTACTGCAATGCTATGGTACTTTGCTTCCGGTACTGGCAGGTTCAACATATCCGCTGTCTTAATGTCCGCTATCTCCTTGAACATCGCCATTAGTTCAGGCAGGTTATAGAATTTTGCGAACCTTGTCTTTGCTCTGTATCCTGTTCCTTCCGGTGTAAGTTCCACTGCCGTAATGGTTTCTCCGAAAGTGGAAGCCCAGGCGTCAAAGTGCTGCAACCCATTTTTCACAAGCGTGCTGTACTGCAAATATCGCTGTATCGTATAGAGTTCCACCATGCTGTTTGAGATAGGTGTACCCGTTGCGAATACGGTTCCTCGACCTCCGGTAATCTCGTCAAGGTAACGACACTTCATAAAGAGGTCGGAAGATTTCTGTGCTTCCGTCTGTGCGATACCGCCCACATTACGCATTTTTGTATAAAGATAAAGGTTCTTGTAATAATG comes from the Blautia liquoris genome and includes:
- a CDS encoding plasmid mobilization protein, which translates into the protein MRKRNIQKIVRFNRKEAQDLAAKAKKACLSEAGLIRLLIRGYEPKEKPDDRFYDVMRELSSIGNNINQLAAKANTLGFIDAPMLKNEAAKWNKFQSEIERTYLRPNQSEMKWQ
- a CDS encoding PcfB family protein, which translates into the protein MNNGGDAAEQVVRLSLEGFEVAARLSGSAAKNIALLLVSVLKQEQKTKGKARLTNMIKSGKELKVFSIPQKDLKKFTEQAKRYGVLYCVLRDKNTKGENAPVDIIARAEDASKIQRIVERFELGKVDKASIVSEAEKAIADREAVEKEKPTKSKSEIIMEEAVRNPMQKEERANANPSVAKTDKSPLSRQNSEPVETQSDKGVAKPVEKPSVKEKLDRYKAQAKQQKEAERKEPEVKKDGKKPQQKNGQTVHRQPKKKPKTKER
- a CDS encoding DUF3846 domain-containing protein; the encoded protein is MNDSKIKVLLVEPEKYPKEIVIDDSLEAMQEVVGGDIEEYMPYDDDVAIICNEEGKMRGLPLNRAVYVQDNDKKEMVDIICGKFFICYAPPESESFQSLPDDMMKKYKEQFKYPERFSKEVGGNIVAEPFKPKSKDYER
- a CDS encoding LtrC-like protein, which translates into the protein MTNDFKPAKAGGTQPRLSKEEYAEKKRAEKEKVYQMIDDAAREIVNDPEKFKSFLDTQSRMDRYSAANALLIYSQYPQATQLKDFDDWGKDNVKITKGAKSISILEPVEYTRADGSPGISYNVKKVFDVTQTNGRKAPAVSANRDPKALITTMLDVSPVEVAATDELPYPNMAAFYNNEKQTLYVKRNVGDSVAVAQCVAQELGHAQLSINSESYSRRDMGFQAVCIGYMLCKKYGVDTQNFAINRIPEGLASKEPKEIRAELSKTRNAMAEIHSHISDEMFRKKQERSKDYER
- a CDS encoding DUF3991 and toprim domain-containing protein translates to MPFIAPELIIQAKQMDLLTYLINYEPYELVKFSGNTYCTRTHDSLKISNGKWIWWSRGIGGRSALDYLIKVKGYSFLEAVETIIGHTSIQAPVYEKPQPKEENKPLLLPEKCSSNRVITEYFFGRGIDFEIINYCISNDLIFESLPYHNVVFVGYDEKKEPKYAAYRSTNKRRIMGDCSGSKKDYSFRLGKENLEEVHLFECAIDLLSYATLAKLNGQDWKEMSFVSLSGVYSPAKKIEDSKVPIALEKYLGSNPSVRKIRIHFDNDIAGRKAAQTLKTILPDKYEVVDEPPKAGKDFNDFLCMRMGIYNKKTHERNEER
- a CDS encoding DUF3789 domain-containing protein, with translation MRELLLIAAGTLLSSCLGVTMMCLFQINKDCRVKRKEDTDYEKEKHSEDCPL
- a CDS encoding relaxase/mobilization nuclease domain-containing protein; the protein is MAVTKLWSVTERLGQVIDYATNPEKTSANIKREFSPEQYQALADVIAYAKDEEKTEREFYVEGINCNVAIAREQFITVKEQYQKTEGIQAYHGYLSFKETDISPEMAQKIGMEFANEVWGKRFQVVVTTHLNTKHLHCHFVINSISFVDGKHLWGEEKAWFKFRKVADRICEKYGLYYDPNPNRSKQSDYLTMKEKAGMPTRYSVAKEAIDYAIDHSKTLKEFQFALKEMGYAYNLSPSRKYWTVIPKGYDKPIRLKNLGADYTNDRIVERIKENRDRWAEIEPFQRATYKPRQYRMQTRGQKLKKKGGLYGLYLYYCYRLGYLPKYKKQNNARLHYLLKDDLMKLDKITDEVRLLGRENISTDEQLFSYKTSLEEQMKNLIAGRTHLRKKRRTNIDDGQLQAAKDEIASINGELKKLRREVKLCEDIAERSKVMEENLEHIETEEQKQQRKEKSRYEQRW